Proteins encoded by one window of Emticicia oligotrophica DSM 17448:
- a CDS encoding Gfo/Idh/MocA family protein: MSKQINIAIVGLGFGAEFIPIYQRHPNANMYAICQRNVEKLNAIGDTFGVDVRYSDYDELLKDPNIDAVHINSPIPNHAEQTLKALYAGKHVACTVPMATSVEDCKAIVNACRETGKKYMMMETVVYAREFLFVKELYEKGELGKVQFLKASHQQDMEGWPDYWPGLPPMHYATHCVGPVAGLLRLEAEYVSCFGSGTISEDLIKIHNSPFAVESAHIKFKNSDLSAYVYRSLFDVARQYRESFEVYGSKKSFEWALIENEPNVIHTAKKPEPEIPEKVETPDYAHLLPKEIQSFTGKGVYDHDENTHLSFAQGGGHGGSHPHLAHEFISALIEDRDPFPNAVQSANWTSVGILAHESAMKGGEIIYLPEF, translated from the coding sequence ATGTCGAAACAAATAAACATTGCCATCGTTGGACTTGGCTTCGGAGCAGAATTTATTCCCATTTATCAGCGTCATCCAAACGCAAATATGTACGCCATTTGCCAAAGAAACGTTGAAAAACTCAATGCAATCGGTGATACTTTTGGGGTTGATGTTCGCTATTCTGACTATGATGAATTATTAAAAGACCCAAACATTGATGCTGTACATATCAATTCGCCAATTCCGAACCACGCCGAACAAACTTTGAAGGCTCTTTATGCAGGAAAACACGTAGCATGTACAGTTCCGATGGCAACTTCGGTGGAAGATTGCAAAGCTATTGTGAATGCTTGCCGAGAAACTGGCAAAAAATACATGATGATGGAAACTGTGGTTTATGCCCGTGAATTTTTGTTTGTGAAAGAATTATACGAAAAAGGCGAGCTTGGGAAAGTACAATTCTTGAAGGCATCGCACCAACAAGACATGGAAGGCTGGCCAGATTATTGGCCAGGTTTACCGCCAATGCACTACGCTACGCACTGCGTTGGGCCTGTGGCAGGTTTATTGAGATTAGAGGCCGAATACGTTTCATGTTTTGGTTCGGGAACGATTTCTGAAGATTTGATTAAAATACACAATTCACCGTTTGCTGTTGAATCCGCACATATAAAATTCAAAAACAGTGATTTAAGTGCTTACGTTTATCGCTCGTTGTTTGATGTGGCACGCCAATACCGTGAGAGTTTCGAGGTTTACGGCTCGAAAAAGTCTTTCGAGTGGGCTTTGATAGAAAACGAGCCAAACGTTATTCACACTGCTAAAAAACCAGAGCCTGAGATACCAGAGAAAGTAGAAACGCCTGATTACGCTCACTTACTTCCAAAAGAGATTCAATCTTTTACAGGAAAAGGTGTCTATGACCACGATGAAAACACACACCTGAGTTTTGCACAAGGTGGTGGACACGGTGGCTCGCACCCACATTTAGCTCATGAATTTATTTCGGCACTCATCGAAGACCGTGACCCATTCCCGAATGCAGTACAATCTGCCAACTGGACATCGGTAGGTATTTTAGCCCACGAGTCGGCTATGAAAGGTGGAGAGATTATTTATTTGCCAGAGTTTTGA